The Astatotilapia calliptera chromosome 4, fAstCal1.2, whole genome shotgun sequence genome segment tgatgtttgttgtgtttgactGACTTTGATTGTTTCAGTCGGGTTTCTGTagttttatgacctttttttttttccagctggaTTCTCCCGTCAGTCCTGAAGCTGATTTTTACCCATCAGATATGAAAGAAAAGCCACTCAAAGACCCGATGAAGAGCCTAAAGGAGGCGTACAGAGAgctcctgcagcagcagaacgTCATGAGACAGAACATGATGGAGCAGCTCGGCCAGGAAACACCTTCACCAACACCACAGCTGCCCAGCATCTGGCTCTGCGATACAGGGGGCGAGCTGCAAGAACTGGAGGATTTATTATCTGAGACAGCGGCCTCACCTTTACTGTCACCTGCATCAGACAGCCAACACTCTCAGAGTGAGGGAATGAGCTTCGATGACAGGACAGCCGACCTCCAGGACCAGCTGCACGCAGACGCCcgtcagctgtttcctgtctcAGAGACACAGGCGGATAAGTTCAGCTCGTGGGCCCATGAGTCCGCAGAGGGAGACGAGTCCCAGCTGAAGCAGGTGACTCctgatcaggtgaccctggagAAGCTTTCCCTGGAGGTGGAGCTGCTCACGAGCCAGAACGAGGCTCTGAACCAGCGCAACCAGGAGATGCTGAACCAGCTGACGGAGGCAGACCGCGAGATCGAAAGGCTGAAGGCGGAGCTCAGCAGCAGGTACTCAGAGCCCCGTGACCTCCCTGAGGTGGAGCAGCAAGGGAAGACCAGGGTGGAAGATCTGGAGATGGAGCTGAACTTGAAGAACCAGGAGCTCCAGGAGGCCCAGACGCTGATCAGCTCCCTGGAGGAGACCCTGAGGGAGACGGaggtgctgctgcagctgagcaACCCGGTAGGAGAGGATGAAAACAAGAAGAGGGACGAGAAACCGGAGGGATACCTGCTGCGGTGTTTCGAAGCGACCGAGGCCAAGCTGACAGAGCTGGAGAGACAGCTCGACCAATCAGAGCTGAACTGCAGGGAGCTGCAGGAAGCGGAGAAACTTTCCTGCCAACGAGCGGCGGAGGCGGAGGCTGACATCAGGAGGCTGAATGAGGAGTTAGAGAAGGAGAGGCTGAAAGGAGACAGAAGTGTTTCTGCCGAGGAAAAGACCCAGAAGGTGATCGAGGGGATGGTCGCAAGGCTGAGCGCTTTGGGGAGACTTTTAGAGGCGATCGACACGTTGGAAGGAGGTGAGGCgaaggtggaggagggggagaggagtCCTGCTGTGGTGAGCCAGCTGGAGTGGGAGGAGGCTTTTTGGAGTTTGCTGCTGAAGAAACTGAAGGAGGATCCGTCCAAGCTGATCGAGCCCGCAGATGTGCGGGTCGGCGAGGCGGCAGAACAGATGGTGCTGGAGACACGAATGCTGCTCATAGGCCACCGTCTGCTTCAGACCGAGCAGGCGGCGCAGGAAGGCAGAGAGGGCAGACGCGAGGGCGAGGCTAACGATATAGCATTGGAAACCACGAAGACGGAGGAGGAGAGCGGCATGAGTGACTTGAGTGACTTTGAGCGTTTCAAAGCCGTCACACAGATTAAAATGTCTATGCTGGACCAGCTCGCCGCCTCCCTCAGCGCCGCCGCCGTGCACGAGGAACTCCAGCCGACAGCAGACAGACTGTATGAGTTTCACTCTTCAGATCATCCTTGGATAGCGTCGTTCATTTACTCGGCGGCAACCGAAGCACTTTACCGCCATCGATTGTGCAGGCTTTGGGCTAAATACGCCAACTGCTCAAAATGCGCCAAACTCCGGGAGGAGAACGAGGACCTCAAAGCAAAACTGTCAAACCTTGAACAACGACGCACATCGAAGATGAACGCAGGCTGCCAGACTGATGAGATTTACCTCCAGGACGCGGAGCTTCAGGgcgcagaggagagtgaagaagaggaggaggaattgATAGGTGAGATGGAAATCCCACAGAAGGTCTCAGATGAAAGCTTAGAGGAGAGCGATGAACCAGATGGAAACGTGGAGCTGATTTCAGCTCTGAGAAGAAAggtggaggagctggaggagcagcTGACGGTCTCCGAGGACAAAATGACTTTGGTGCAGCTACAGCACGAGAAAGAGACGGAGAAGCTGAAGGTAGGTGCCGCTTTCATCCACTTTTGTTTGACTTCCTGTCACGAGCTTTgtgtgtgacctgtgtgagcGTCCGCTGTGCCTGCAGGTCACCTGCGAGCGTGGACTCGCCTGCATGGAGGAATCTCACCTGAAGGTGGTTGAGGGGCTGCAGCGTcgacacaaacaggaagtggagcgCCTCCTGGTGGACAGGGACAGACTATTAGAGGAGGAGAGTGCTGCTACTGCAACAGGTGAGGGAAAGCGCCCAGTAAGAGATGAGGTGTTGCCCAAAATCGATTCAGTTTCAAATATTCagacttcctcctcttcctctcagcgATCGAAGCCATCAAAAACGCTCACCGCCTGGAGCTGCAAagggaggtgcagaggagatgTGAGTTCGAGAACAGCAATGGGCTCTCAAACCTGGAGGAAGTCCACAGGCAGCACAGGTACGTGAGCATCCCAGCAGGTTTTAcaagacaggagggaaacactgGAGTTAAACCAAAATGTCATTCTGGAAAAATCATCACCGCAGGCCGGCGTCAGGACAAAGAGCAGACTGTTGATTCTGGTGGTCAAAGATGTTTTTTACAGGGAGAACAAAAGCACCTGCAGCTCACAGCTCTGTGCCAGAATCCACAGGAAACCTTTTCCCCACCAACACGGTGCTGGTGCAGAGCCTGAACTGAACTGGCTGGCAAATGTTTTAAATCccatgatattttttttcaacaatCAGAGCCCGAAAAAATCCTACCTGCCCTCTGTGAAGGCAGGTAGGAGGTGCTCGTACATAACATAGAACATGTAAATCACAGCAGGCTCTCATACTCCCAGCAGGTTTCTAAATCAGTCTATTTTCTGATGGAAATGAGTGAAACTGGATCCAGACTGGGAACCAGCACCCTGTCATAACCGCTGCAGTTGAGTGGGAAGCAGCAGTGATGAGAATTGGCACCTTTGTCTGCTCCTCtgcatcaaaaggagccagctgaggtgtttcaggcatgTGATCAGGATGCCAGTGAGGGGTTTGGGACCCGGTGCAGGCCCAGTACAGATCGAGTCTATCAGCTGGTTTGGGAACACCTCGGTGTGCCGACAGGAGAGCTGAACAGAGAAAATACGGATAGGTTGTGACTctcagtgtgtgtctttgcagTGAGGAGCTGGCCTCCTGCCAGCGGGAGCTTGAGGTTTTATCGCAGCAGTTTTCTCTGAAGTGTCTGGAGAACGGACATCTGGTCCAGGCTCTGGATGCCGAGAGGAAGGCCCTGTGCCAGTGCCAGCAGGAAAACCAGGACCTGAGGACCAGAAACCAGGTGAGACGCACAATGAAGGCCGTTAACGGCTTCTTCTGACATCCTGAAATTTAAAGACAGTTCAGATCACTCTCATTTTCCTCTGCAGCTTTCTGATTTAGCGTCTAAGTCTGCGGCCGCCATTGTAAAAATCTCCACATGACGATTGTTCTCTGTTTAGGTCCATTTATGCAGCCTTTGTTTACACTTTGGTGAAACACTAATCAGGATAATTCAGTGTTTTTACTGTTCCTAAGTAGATTCATGGACTTTTGTACTTGGATCATGTCAGAAATCATTCATTGTTTGAGTGTTTGTGGCTTTACAATCTTTTGCACGCACATTAAAAAGCTGAGCTGTTGttcactgtgaataaaagcTGCAGGAGTCAAAAAACAGGCGAAAGATATTCACAGACTCCAGTGAGACCAGAGGTGTGAGCTCGACTGTCGCTGTGGGGGTTTAAACATGTCtccaaatacttttaaaaaagtgtttttgaggTCAGAGGTGAAGCAGCTTGATcgtttctcctgtttttcacttttacttgttcagGAGCTGAGCGGCCACCTGGCAGCAGAGATCACCAGACTGTGCACGCTCGCCAAACAGGACGCTCTGCCGCTCAGTCAGGGGATGGACGTGTACGAGATGGAGGTGAGTTCGGCTACTGCATGGTCATCGAGAGGATTTTAGCCACAGCTTTATTTCCAGCATTCAAAGTTATTAAAAAGGACCGAGTATGAAGAAGTCCCACCCTCTATTTTGCTGTCCAAAtagaggggcagccaatcaaaagaagGCTTGCATAAAGGAGGGTGGCTTTAAAAGAAAGAGGAGCTCAGGGAGAGGATGAACCTGAggctgcaccaaggcccaggATCAgaaaaataaggattattttgaattgtGAGTAGGGTTGCAAAGGGGCGGAAAATTTCCGGTAAATTTCCGAAAAGTTTCCGGTAAATTTCCATGGTAAGTTAAGCTTGGGAATTTTGGAAATATTCCATATTGGAAACTGTCCATGGAAATAATGGGAATTATGGAAATTAATGGGAATTTAGGAGAACTAACTGGGAATATATTATTTCCAAgcataaatataaacagaaatcatAAGAAAACCTCCATGCAAAATGTTTTCAACAGatatttaaacagatttatttgtgaGTACAGTAGAATAGAACACGTTTCAATAACTTGTTTCatggatgaataaaaacagaaatgttgagTTCAATATTACCATCCCCTAACCCCGCTCATTCAAAAATGCCCCCTGTCCAAAAATCTCCACAAAGTCCCATTCAAAAGGTTAAATGAAAAATGCCACTTATCCTCCAAAACGTCCCATTAAACATTCAAATCTTCCTTCAAGCAAtcctcttttctcatttttgctcAGTCAATAGACTCTTCCTGGACCTCATCATCATCCAACAACATGTCCACTTCCTCAGCACCCAACTCTGAGTCTTCCTCTTCAGTGTCACTTTCCAGCTTTGTTGAGGATGGCTCTGTGTCAGGCTCAAAGAGCCGTAGGTTTGCCCGAATGCCGACCAGCTTTTCCACTCTCACATTTGTGAGCCTGTTGCGAACCTTTGTGTGGGTGTTCCCAAACAGTGACCAGTTGCGCTCGGAGGCGGCTGATGATGGTGGGATTTGGAGGAGGATGGAGGCTACAGGTGCAAGGGCCTCAGATTCACATAGTCCCTTCCACCAGGTGGCTGCAGATATGTGCTGGCATGACTGCCATATTCCATCCCCTTTCCAAAGGCCTTGCTTTGTTCGATACTTTGCCAAACTGCCTAGAACTTTGCCTTTATCGAGACCCAGGTGGTCAGACATGGCTGTAATGACCGCATAGGCACCGTTGATCTCTTCCCCGGAAAGTATGCCCTTGTCATATTTGGGGTCCAGCATGTATGCTGCtgcatgcactggcttcatgcAGAACTCCCTCCGCTGTTCCAATGACTTGACCACAGCCGTTTCCTCTGCTTTCAGTAGTAGGGAAGTGGGCAGAATTGTCTGGATTTCTTCTTTGAGTTCTGCAAAAAGGCACTGGACATCTGACAAGATGGCACCATCCCCCTCTATCTTCGCTATTGCTGCTGCAATAGGTTTGAGGATTTTCTGACTGCTAGATACTCTTTCCCAGAACACATCATCCAAGATGACCTTCTTGATGTCACTGTCGATGCCTACAGACTGGGATATGGCCATCTCTTGCAGAGACTCCTTTCCCTCCAGAAGGCTGTCAAACATGATAACAACACCACCCCATCGCGTTATGCTGGGAAGCTTCAGTGTAGTACTcttgttcttttccttttgctttgaCAGAAATGTAGCGGAAGTTACTTGTTTGCCTTTAACATATTTCAGAACTTGCTTCACTCTCTTATTCAGAGTGTCCATTGTTTTTAGTGCCATTATGTCTTTTAGGAGAAGGTTTAGTGTATGGGCTGCACAGCCAATAGTAGTTATATGAGGGTAGGTCTCCTCCACATGTG includes the following:
- the LOC113020255 gene encoding uncharacterized protein LOC113020255, translated to MPRALSDVWRHFTPANVQGKSVYMCKYCDKTYVKNATKMQQHIAKCKKIPQGPTHAAARNSTQGENESVSAVSESDTHSSAPGPSGIRGFFDFMDDTSQKNADECFARAIYATGSPLMLTSNVYWKRFLNVLRPAYIPPTRHALSTHLLDEEFSRVQAKVKQTIDQADCISVISDGWSNIRGQGIINYIITTPQPVFYKSVDTKENRHTGQYIADELKVIINDLGPDKVFALVTDNAANMKVAWAHVEETYPHITTIGCAAHTLNLLLKDIMALKTMDTLNKRVKQVLKYVKGKQVTSATFLSKQKEKNKSTTLKLPSITRWGGVVIMFDSLLEGKESLQEMAISQSVGIDSDIKKVILDDVFWERVSSSQKILKPIAAAIAKIEGDGAILSDVQCLFAELKEEIQTILPTSLLLKAEETAVVKSLEQRREFCMKPVHAAAYMLDPKYDKGILSGEEINGAYAVITAMSDHLGLDKGKVLGSLAKYRTKQGLWKGDGIWQSCQHISAATWWKGLCESEALAPVASILLQIPPSSAASERNWSLFGNTHTKVRNRLTNVRVEKLVGIRANLRLFEPDTEPSSTKLESDTEEEDSELGAEEVDMLLDDDEVQEESID
- the LOC113020254 gene encoding myosin phosphatase Rho-interacting protein-like isoform X3; protein product: MSGEKAAATPCSKFQANIFNKSKCQNCFKSRELHLLNDHDLEQAKPIYAGWLCLAPEGTDFNNPMQRSRRWQRRFFILYEDGSLSFALDELPSTLPQGTVNVNVCTDIFDAEPRTGQKNALCIVTPEQEVFIRGDNKDIINGWSEQLAVYLRTHKQNQKKKRKVEPVANQEPSPAKMVATDPSFPSSGRDRPEPGQWQEDQRDGGPDVTPIWTVTDTEHLGPERTPAGNASSYLCLDPRGSLTSAGFGGSVGSSDLAASESSDTGRNNRLTEPNNIQTSANNKNQRQDGSKNRSEATRKEQETGASMLRTGRSETRTNKREPDLLNFKKGWMVKLDENDQWKKYWFVLSTDSLRYYKDSTAEEASDLEGEINLMKCYNVSEYQVQRNYGFQIHTPKGVFTLSAMTAGIRKNWIQALMKNVHPANAPDVASLPGQHIPCSPPEVLPKPDVTQDSPSADVSSESEPHPKASSVTERRREGRYKTFDWAEFKPESEPAVDADLQKSPCSLELGDLERRKRREERRRRYEKMLGFSLLEKDGSVRALSPKSQQRMEEEMEECWKQVEKTMFRLERTVPLFSDGRDAEEMEKVLQSYRKAGKYNQFVCFFSIQVEDLKVQLEESEHRRLELEAQLSTERFQHQQLDSPVSPEADFYPSDMKEKPLKDPMKSLKEAYRELLQQQNVMRQNMMEQLGQETPSPTPQLPSIWLCDTGGELQELEDLLSETAASPLLSPASDSQHSQSEGMSFDDRTADLQDQLHADARQLFPVSETQADKFSSWAHESAEGDESQLKQVTPDQVTLEKLSLEVELLTSQNEALNQRNQEMLNQLTEADREIERLKAELSSRYSEPRDLPEVEQQGKTRVEDLEMELNLKNQELQEAQTLISSLEETLRETEVLLQLSNPVGEDENKKRDEKPEGYLLRCFEATEAKLTELERQLDQSELNCRELQEAEKLSCQRAAEAEADIRRLNEELEKERLKGDRSVSAEEKTQKVIEGMVARLSALGRLLEAIDTLEGGEAKVEEGERSPAVVSQLEWEEAFWSLLLKKLKEDPSKLIEPADVRVGEAAEQMVLETRMLLIGHRLLQTEQAAQEGREGRREGEANDIALETTKTEEESGMSDLSDFERFKAVTQIKMSMLDQLAASLSAAAVHEELQPTADRLYEFHSSDHPWIASFIYSAATEALYRHRLCRLWAKYANCSKCAKLREENEDLKAKLSNLEQRRTSKMNAGCQTDEIYLQDAELQGAEESEEEEEELIGEMEIPQKVSDESLEESDEPDGNVELISALRRKVEELEEQLTVSEDKMTLVQLQHEKETEKLKVTCERGLACMEESHLKVVEGLQRRHKQEVERLLVDRDRLLEEESAATATAIEAIKNAHRLELQREVQRRCEFENSNGLSNLEEVHRQHSEELASCQRELEVLSQQFSLKCLENGHLVQALDAERKALCQCQQENQDLRTRNQELSGHLAAEITRLCTLAKQDALPLSQGMDVYEMEITLRVKESEVQCLKQEITSLKDELQSAQRDKRNATKKYKDMYTELSIVQAKAEREADELRENLRLAHQALGRTSP
- the LOC113020254 gene encoding myosin phosphatase Rho-interacting protein-like isoform X1, whose protein sequence is MSGEKAAATPCSKFQANIFNKSKCQNCFKSRELHLLNDHDLEQAKPIYAGWLCLAPEGTDFNNPMQRSRRWQRRFFILYEDGSLSFALDELPSTLPQGTVNVNVCTDIFDAEPRTGQKNALCIVTPEQEVFIRGDNKDIINGWSEQLAVYLRTHKQNQKKKRKVEPVANQEPSPAKMVATDPSFPSSGRDRPEPGQWQEDQRDGGPDVTPIWTVTDTEHLGPERTPAGNASSYLCLDPRGSLTSAGFGGSVGSSDLAASESSDTGRNNRLTEPNNIQTSANNKNQRQDGSKNRSEATRKEQETGASMLRTGRSETRTNKREKLQSCGDSSSLVAPPPQRRARSLDHRTSDTAMTPDLLNFKKGWMVKLDENDQWKKYWFVLSTDSLRYYKDSTAEEASDLEGEINLMKCYNVSEYQVQRNYGFQIHTPKGVFTLSAMTAGIRKNWIQALMKNVHPANAPDVASLPGQHIPCSPPEVLPKPDVTQDSPSADVSSESEPHPKASSVTERRREGRYKTFDWAEFKPESEPAVDADLQKSPCSLELGDLERRKRREERRRRYEKMLGFSLLEKDGSVRALSPKSQQRMEEEMEECWKQVEKTMFRLERTVPLFSDGRDAEEMEKVLQSYRKAGKYNQFVCFFSIQVEDLKVQLEESEHRRLELEAQLSTERFQHQQLDSPVSPEADFYPSDMKEKPLKDPMKSLKEAYRELLQQQNVMRQNMMEQLGQETPSPTPQLPSIWLCDTGGELQELEDLLSETAASPLLSPASDSQHSQSEGMSFDDRTADLQDQLHADARQLFPVSETQADKFSSWAHESAEGDESQLKQVTPDQVTLEKLSLEVELLTSQNEALNQRNQEMLNQLTEADREIERLKAELSSRYSEPRDLPEVEQQGKTRVEDLEMELNLKNQELQEAQTLISSLEETLRETEVLLQLSNPVGEDENKKRDEKPEGYLLRCFEATEAKLTELERQLDQSELNCRELQEAEKLSCQRAAEAEADIRRLNEELEKERLKGDRSVSAEEKTQKVIEGMVARLSALGRLLEAIDTLEGGEAKVEEGERSPAVVSQLEWEEAFWSLLLKKLKEDPSKLIEPADVRVGEAAEQMVLETRMLLIGHRLLQTEQAAQEGREGRREGEANDIALETTKTEEESGMSDLSDFERFKAVTQIKMSMLDQLAASLSAAAVHEELQPTADRLYEFHSSDHPWIASFIYSAATEALYRHRLCRLWAKYANCSKCAKLREENEDLKAKLSNLEQRRTSKMNAGCQTDEIYLQDAELQGAEESEEEEEELIGEMEIPQKVSDESLEESDEPDGNVELISALRRKVEELEEQLTVSEDKMTLVQLQHEKETEKLKVTCERGLACMEESHLKVVEGLQRRHKQEVERLLVDRDRLLEEESAATATAIEAIKNAHRLELQREVQRRCEFENSNGLSNLEEVHRQHSEELASCQRELEVLSQQFSLKCLENGHLVQALDAERKALCQCQQENQDLRTRNQELSGHLAAEITRLCTLAKQDALPLSQGMDVYEMEITLRVKESEVQCLKQEITSLKDELQSAQRDKRNATKKYKDMYTELSIVQAKAEREADELRENLRLAHQALGRTSP
- the LOC113020254 gene encoding myosin phosphatase Rho-interacting protein-like isoform X2 is translated as MSGEKAAATPCSKFQANIFNKSKCQNCFKSRELHLLNDHDLEQAKPIYAGWLCLAPEGTDFNNPMQRSRRWQRRFFILYEDGSLSFALDELPSTLPQGTVNVNVCTDIFDAEPRTGQKNALCIVTPEQEVFIRGDNKDIINGWSEQLAVYLRTHKQNQKKKRKVEPVANQEPSPAKMVATDPSFPSSGRDRPEPGQWQEDQRDGGPDVTPIWTVTDTEHLGPERTPAGNASSYLCLDPRGSLTSAGFGGSVGSSDLAASESSDTGRNNRLTEPNNIQTSANNKNQRQDGSKNRSEATRKEQETGASMLRTGRSETRTNKREKLQSCGDSSSLVAPPPQRRARSLDHRTSDTAMTPDLLNFKKGWMVKLDENDQWKKYWFVLSTDSLRYYKDSTAEEASDLEGEINLMKCYNVSEYQVQRNYGFQIHTPKGVFTLSAMTAGIRKNWIQALMKNVHPANAPDVASLPGQHIPCSPPEVLPKPDVTQDSPSADVSSESEPHPKASSVTERRREGRYKTFDWAEFKPESEPAVDADLQKSPCSLELGDLERRKRREERRRRYEKMLGFSLLEKDGSVRALSPKSQQRMEEEMEECWKQVEKTMFRLERTVPLFSDGRDAEEMEKVLQSYRKAVEDLKVQLEESEHRRLELEAQLSTERFQHQQLDSPVSPEADFYPSDMKEKPLKDPMKSLKEAYRELLQQQNVMRQNMMEQLGQETPSPTPQLPSIWLCDTGGELQELEDLLSETAASPLLSPASDSQHSQSEGMSFDDRTADLQDQLHADARQLFPVSETQADKFSSWAHESAEGDESQLKQVTPDQVTLEKLSLEVELLTSQNEALNQRNQEMLNQLTEADREIERLKAELSSRYSEPRDLPEVEQQGKTRVEDLEMELNLKNQELQEAQTLISSLEETLRETEVLLQLSNPVGEDENKKRDEKPEGYLLRCFEATEAKLTELERQLDQSELNCRELQEAEKLSCQRAAEAEADIRRLNEELEKERLKGDRSVSAEEKTQKVIEGMVARLSALGRLLEAIDTLEGGEAKVEEGERSPAVVSQLEWEEAFWSLLLKKLKEDPSKLIEPADVRVGEAAEQMVLETRMLLIGHRLLQTEQAAQEGREGRREGEANDIALETTKTEEESGMSDLSDFERFKAVTQIKMSMLDQLAASLSAAAVHEELQPTADRLYEFHSSDHPWIASFIYSAATEALYRHRLCRLWAKYANCSKCAKLREENEDLKAKLSNLEQRRTSKMNAGCQTDEIYLQDAELQGAEESEEEEEELIGEMEIPQKVSDESLEESDEPDGNVELISALRRKVEELEEQLTVSEDKMTLVQLQHEKETEKLKVTCERGLACMEESHLKVVEGLQRRHKQEVERLLVDRDRLLEEESAATATAIEAIKNAHRLELQREVQRRCEFENSNGLSNLEEVHRQHSEELASCQRELEVLSQQFSLKCLENGHLVQALDAERKALCQCQQENQDLRTRNQELSGHLAAEITRLCTLAKQDALPLSQGMDVYEMEITLRVKESEVQCLKQEITSLKDELQSAQRDKRNATKKYKDMYTELSIVQAKAEREADELRENLRLAHQALGRTSP